The following are encoded in a window of Providencia rettgeri genomic DNA:
- a CDS encoding EscC/YscC/HrcC family type III secretion system outer membrane ring protein, which produces MRKILLFIIITNALLGTETLASTIPWKNDSLFFISSKGHKLSDVLRDFGANYNIPVIVSNQIDEIFSGTIPKIPPELALNKLSQMHKLAWYYDGQALYFYKAQEVNSQLISPTYLNVNTLIQQLNNSDILDGRYCQANIISSSNTLQVQGVPVCIQRVESMTKRIDEQKLNQDQNQEEIRVFPLKYTHAADSDYEYRGQKIVIPGIISVLKDMAQGRTLPLQQSQGQPSPADSNLPMFSVDPRQNAIIIRDRKLTMPRYASLINQLDKKPVIIEISVLIVDVNAEDLSTLGIDWSVSTQIGGGNISLNSSGIPDTSNFSSIVSNTNNFMIKLNALQQNAKAQILSRPSIVTLDNNQAVLDRSITFHTKLIAENTAKLESISTGSLLRVTPRLIEGSGRKEIMLTLSIKDGRQIHSTSELEPLPQTLSSEVSTQTLLQAGQSLLLGGFVQDEHSEGERKIPLLSDIPFVGGLFNSSQKNNRSTIRLFLIKAQPANLH; this is translated from the coding sequence ATGAGAAAAATATTGTTATTCATCATAATAACAAATGCTTTACTGGGTACTGAAACCTTGGCATCCACTATACCTTGGAAAAATGATTCACTTTTCTTTATTTCAAGTAAAGGCCATAAGCTTTCTGATGTTTTACGTGATTTTGGTGCTAATTATAATATTCCCGTTATTGTCAGTAACCAAATAGATGAAATATTTAGTGGTACTATTCCTAAGATCCCACCGGAACTTGCGCTAAATAAACTTTCACAAATGCACAAGCTTGCTTGGTACTATGATGGGCAAGCACTCTATTTTTATAAGGCTCAAGAAGTTAACTCTCAGTTAATTTCCCCAACATATTTAAATGTAAATACCCTTATTCAGCAATTAAATAACAGTGATATTTTAGATGGACGGTACTGCCAAGCAAATATTATTTCGTCCTCTAATACTTTACAAGTTCAAGGCGTACCAGTATGTATTCAACGCGTTGAATCCATGACAAAACGTATTGATGAACAAAAATTAAACCAAGACCAAAACCAAGAAGAAATCCGGGTATTTCCTTTAAAATATACTCATGCTGCTGACAGTGATTATGAATATCGAGGCCAAAAAATAGTGATACCCGGTATCATCAGTGTACTAAAAGACATGGCACAAGGGCGTACCTTACCCTTACAGCAAAGCCAAGGACAACCCTCTCCTGCGGATAGTAACCTACCGATGTTTTCTGTCGACCCTAGACAAAATGCAATCATAATACGAGACAGAAAACTCACCATGCCTCGTTATGCTTCACTCATTAATCAATTAGATAAGAAACCCGTAATTATTGAAATCTCTGTACTGATTGTCGATGTTAATGCTGAAGACTTAAGTACACTTGGAATTGATTGGTCTGTCTCAACTCAAATTGGAGGGGGAAATATAAGCTTAAACAGCAGCGGTATACCTGATACCAGCAACTTCTCTTCAATCGTATCTAACACAAATAATTTCATGATTAAGCTAAATGCATTGCAACAAAACGCTAAAGCACAAATATTATCTCGCCCCTCTATTGTTACACTAGATAATAACCAGGCTGTCCTCGATAGAAGCATCACTTTTCATACAAAATTAATTGCCGAAAATACAGCTAAGCTAGAATCGATATCAACAGGTTCATTATTACGAGTCACACCGCGCTTAATTGAAGGATCAGGGAGAAAAGAAATTATGCTAACCCTATCCATTAAAGATGGTCGACAAATTCACTCTACGAGTGAACTAGAACCACTACCACAGACATTAAGCTCTGAAGTCTCGACTCAAACACTATTGCAAGCTGGTCAAAGCCTACTACTAGGTGGTTTTGTACAAGATGAGCATAGTGAAGGAGAACGTAAAATTCCCCTACTCAGTGATATACCTTTTGTCGGTGGTTTATTTAATTCGTCTCAAAAGAATAATCGCAGCACAATTCGCCTTTTTTTAATTAAAGCACAGCCAGCTAACCTGCACTAA